Part of the Fusarium musae strain F31 chromosome 3, whole genome shotgun sequence genome, CTTAGAGGCGTCTAATATCATTTGTCGAGGTCAAAGTAGTAATACAACTCGTATCTGTCTACGCCGTCATAGAAGTCATGGATTGAGCCTCTAAAGCTTCCATACCTCCAAGCTGCGATATCGAGCAACAAGAGGATTCATCTGTCTAAATCCAATTCGTCCACCACGAACAACAGGCCCAGTCGACCGATCCACATCCTCCCACGAGAACAATTCCAATCCATTAATCGAAAACTTGACATCGCGTTTATCATGAATGACCTCAACCTTGTAATAAGCGCCCTGCGTATCCTCCACATTCGGCAGCGGATCAGCCCCCTGCGCAACAAGATGGAACCCAGGCGACTTTCTCAAGTTCGCAAGATGGAAAGCCCTCTCCTCAGGCCATCGACGTCGAAAATACGAAGCATGCAGCGTTCGGACATCGCTAGAGTGATATTGCGGATAAGATCCGTTTCGGGGCTTGAGATCCTTGTCGAAAATGCTTCCGCCATCTTTGGCGGCTGCTGCGCCGAAGAATACGATCGCCAGGCCGGGCTCCTCGATGGGTGAGAATTCCCAGGTTATGCGGATGCGTTCGGGGAAGACCTCGGGGACCCAGTAGACGAAGTCGCCTGGGGCAGCTAGTTCGAGAGTGTTGTTGGAGACGGTGGCTTTGACGGGACCTTCGGCTACCCAATCTGAGATCGCGTCGGTGCTGTTGAAGGTGTTTCTGTAAAGAAGTTTTTCGGCCATGGCGGAAGCAGCCAGGAGGGGGTAGAGGAGGAGACTTCGCATTTTGCTCTTCGAAGGAGAAATATTTCCACCGACTTGGACGAGGAGTATTCGATAGCTGCCTCTTATTATATAGGTTTTTTGTTTATTTCTTTTGCCATATTAATTCCCGATGTGCTCATACTTTAATTTCCCACTTCGGGGGTAGATGTGCCGAGGTGAGCGGATGCGATCCTATCATCTTCAAGGGTATGACAGCGGATATGCTACTGCATTGAGTTTAGGTACCACCATGTAATGCAATTTGATCATTCGGGAGTCAAAGACGTGATTCAACAGTGGCTGCCGATCCTTTCTGATAAGTTGACTTTATCACCAAATTTCCACCAATAGAAGCGTTCCTGTCGTTGAATTTCATTCCAGGTATCAAATGAATAATCTGAGTTATGCATGGAAGAAGGTGAGATCAAGGTTCTCGTTAATAAACTCCAAGTCCTGAGGAAGCTGTGTCGTTTTCATCAGTAAAAGTCATGCGCATAGTTCGGATTAGCATACCATCGAGTTAATGAGATCGGTCATAATATCAGAACCAACGTAATTCCCATCAATTGATAGCTGATTCCCACGTAACTGGCCATCATCACTACGATTCATCAGTACAAGGAAAATCAATATTTCTCAAGAGGAACCGCTTACCAAATATCTAGAAGTGGCTGGTCTTGTCGAATAGCCGCCTTTCGTGTCTGCATCAGTCTGCACAGTTTGATCACTcgctctccagcttctttgtCCGATTCTGCAGCCGACTCTGGCCATAACCTGCCTTTGAGTAACCCAATAGTCATACTGAGGATATAGTATTCGTTCAAGCCGTTCAGTGTTAGTGAGATTCGGGTTTCAAGAATTTTCAAGACCCTCTCGACATATTCAATGAGAAATGCCGAAACTTGTGGGAAGATTGTTATCGTGGATTGATCGCAATCTTCATGGATATAAACTGTCATTCATTATTCTATGGAACGGGAACAGCAATTGGTCTTACCGCGTGATTCAAGATTCAGGTAGATTTCATGGCAGATGCTCAGTGCCGCAAGTGTTAAACCCGTCCTGCAAGCTTGCTCTGGCAACATCTCCTCCTTTATGAGTCTTTGGTAATAGTCGAGGATCTTCGTGGATGCGTCTAACCTCGCGCGTCGGCAAATCAGGGATTTAGATAGGGAGGTAGTTCGGACCAGGAAGTGGAAATGTAGCAAGACGATGTACTGGTGCAGGACGATACCTAGCATGTGTTTAATGTATGTCGCGGTTCGGTGCTGTCGTGGATCAGCTTGAGGGCTATCCCATGCTGGAATGTCTTGAAGTGCCTGTCGTAGCTCCTCCTCTAGTTCCAAGACCTTGTCAAAATCGACCTCTTCGCAACATCCATTTATGAAGGCGCATATCTTTAGCCTCACGGGCAACGAGTGATAGAGAAGCGCTTGGAAAGAAGCGTTTATCAGTGTATCAATTGGCATGCTGACTAAAGAGTCTTGCATAGACTCCTCAAGGTTTTCATCGTCGACGTTTAGTGGTGGTTTGATGTTGAAATCTCCTAATCGGACATTTGGAGGCATTCCACGCTCTATCGATGCTTGGAGATCCAATTCAACCATTGTGACCCACAGTCTCCGACGCATCTCTCGACTGAATGGCGATACTTTCGCTGCGGGGATGACTTCACGGTGGTAACCCGCTGCCATGGCCCATCGGACTAAGGTCCCGGTAGAAGTCCAGAAGGAACCCTCATTGATGAAGTTTGCACGCTTTGCAAGGAGCAGAAGACAATGGATCACCAGGATATCCCAGGAACGAGGAGGTTGGTTGGATTGAGAACTAACCCATGCTTCCGCAGCCTCAACCCATTTGATAACGTGATCATGAGTTGTGTTGTGGCTGAATACATTGACGCAGACTTCGGGGTGACAgcttgcagcagcagcagcgactAAAAGCAACTGTACAAGAAAGCAGACCGTGGTACTAGACTGATCAGCCCagtaattattatacttGGTAATAAATGTTGGTATGTGTAAGATCCGATGCGTTATCTCATGTCGGTCGATATAAGTCTGAACCAGCACATCTAAGATTGACTTTGCGGGTGTCAGGTGTCTCAAAGTATTTTCTAACGCATCGTCCTGTAAAATTTGGCGACGCTGTTGTTTGTCGTTGATTGGCGCATAAATCTCATCGCGAAGGGTGTTGATGGAGGGATAATGGGTCTTTATCTTAACGATGTATGGACGAAGATCGGTGAACTAGGTCTAGTCAGAAGAATGCCAGCTTGCAAACGAAGTGGGAGCATACCTGCTGGTAAAGGTTCAGGGGATAGCTACACCCGTAGAACTTGGTAGAGTTGCCCTGCCCTTCCAAGTGTGTCATGTCGACTTCCTTGGTGGCAGAGGTTGCATAACGATCGAGAGTCTCTGTTGACGAACGCTCTATACGGGTAGATGACGACACCACGTTAGCCCCTCTTGGGGTGCCATCAACCGACGTCTCCCGTCCTTTGTTTCCACGGTAAGTACACTCATCGGCAATTCCGGCCTTTGAGCAGCGACTGCAGGCTGGGACCTCTCTGTCGCACTTGAGCTTCCGTTGATAGCACTGAATACAGGCCAATGGGGGACGTCTTCTCTTGACCCCTGGTCGGACCAGACGTTGCGAATTGGTCAGCGATCGATTCATTACAACGGATACGGGGAATCTGAGAATTTGAAATTGTTAAGCATAGGAAATGGGATCCTAGAAATTGCCGAGCACAACATCTTATGTTCTTTCGTGTGGCATCGGATGTCGGGCTCGGCATATTCGCGGGTTCGGCGATCTCTAGGTTCGGCATTTTCAACCGACTAATTTGGAGGTCTGGTCTAACCTCTCCCTGCTTGCCGAAAGATGACCATTGTCGTGCTTATGCGATGCGCAAACCTCCAGCCAGCGTGGAGAAACTGGGGTAAAGAGGTGTTGCCCCAGGTTCTACATCTGGGGTACTCAcaaagtatataaagtataaatccTACCGCAAGAATGCTTCTGACATAATTCAAAAATTGATTCTTTTATCATATCTCTCAAAAATTCCAACAGACATCCATTGAACCTACGCAAACATGTTGCCCTCTGAAGATGCTCCTCTGACAACCTCTGTCATCTCCTCCTTCGGGCCCAACAGCTCACCCAGAGCTCGGGAGATCTTAACTGGGTTGATCCGATATCTCCACGCCTTCTGTCGTGAAGTCAACCTCACCACAGAAGAACTATACATTGCCATTGAGGCTTTGAACAGGTCTGGTCAGATGAGCAATGCCGAGCGAAACGAGACTTTGTTGATCTCCGACTGCCTGGGCGTAGAGGCGTATGTTCTAGTCTTCTAAACCTGTACTCTTGAGTCTAACCATTATACTAGACTGGTCGATGCTCGAACACAGAAGATGCTTGAACAGGATAACGGAACCAACTCTTGCATTTTAGGCCCGTTCTACGTCGCTGATCCTCCTCGATATGAGAATGGAGATACCATCATCCAGAAGTATCTCGGTGGAGAGGTAACATACTTCCATGGTCGAATATTGGATGCTGATACCAACCAACCCGTGGCAGGTACGTTGAATTGGTCGTTCCACATTATATCATGAAACGTACTAATAGAAAACGTAGGTGCTTCTCTGAACGTCTGGGAGTGTGCAGTCAACGGACTGTATGACCAACAGGATCCCAACCAGCCATCTGGAAACATGCGCGGCATGTTCACCTCCGATTCAGAGGGCAAATATGCTTTCTACTGTATCAAGCCAGTTCCTTACCCCGTACCTTACGACGGTCCCGCTGGGGATATTCTCAAACTCATGGATCGCCATCCTTACCGAGCTGGTCATATCCACTTCATGGTAACCAGGGCTTGTTACAACCGCCTGATTACACAGGTGTTTCCTGAAGACGACACTTATCTCGACTCCGACTCGGTGTACGCTGTTAAATCAGATCTTCTTTTGAAGTTCAAGCCTTGTAACTCCGGCTCACTGAAGGGTATTGGTGGCAAGGATGTCGATGTGAAGTGGGAAGTTAACTGGGACTTCAGGATCAAGCAACAGAAAGATTAAGGAACTTTCAATCAAGACCTTAACTATATACAATAAGACACCTTCAAAGTTAAGGAGCTAGGCAATTTGTAAGAGGAGAGGCTATATACCTACTACTAGAGTCTAGGTAATAACACTAGTATAAGTAGTTTCACAGAGCATAGGATTATTGCATCGCGCATCATCTAACAGCTGTAGCAGCCATTAGGGGCTCTTTATTGTCATTGGCCTAATCAGTCTTGTGCTACGGAATCTTTTAGAAACTCTTGGCGTTAAGGCTGAATGGTCGACCTGCAAGTAAGACTAAGCGCCCATTCGCCACTTTTGCTGCACAAGGCAGAAATGCTGCGGAGAAGTTCTCATCCTGAGGCGATCACAAGACTACGCCTTGCTATACCATCTCTACTACCTTGATCAATTTTGTCCTGCTCGGGCAACCTTATTAAAGATGGCGGACCCGAATGAGTTATCACAGTTTTTACAGTAGGCTGACAAAAGTCCTGATACATTTTAATATTACCCTAACGACCTTAATTATACCTTACTATTTTActctataattaactaagtaatatttatttaattataataatatatatattaatctATAGAGAATTAAAAGGagattttagctatatagcttaatatttaatataatagctatttatattataatacttatttagcctattaaagattaatttaattatatttttaattatattatctttaattttaaactataacttctctatagctattattagtctcttaatagctttatttatctttaaataaactataattttaagatattatttataaatctaggcttttaagactttttatagatttttaataaagttaagattaaggctatataaAAGCCAGTTTActaaaaataccttatatttctatatttaaaaatataattaatcttaaactttttaataaataaaagtataagtattattatatt contains:
- a CDS encoding hypothetical protein (EggNog:ENOG41) codes for the protein MVELDLQASIERGMPPNVRLGDFNIKPPLNVDDENLEESMQDSLVSMPIDTLINASFQALLYHSLPVRLKICAFINGCCEEVDFDKVLELEEELRQALQDIPAWDSPQADPRQHRTATYIKHMLGIVLHQYIVLLHFHFLVRTTSLSKSLICRRARLDASTKILDYYQRLIKEEMLPEQACRTGLTLAALSICHEIYLNLESRGYGQSRLQNRTKKLESE